One stretch of Lysinibacter cavernae DNA includes these proteins:
- a CDS encoding SDR family oxidoreductase, translating to MTKDLAGHVAVVTGGARGLGYSIASALARRGVDVGLLDLLPTVSESAESLAGDLGVRAAGRVVDVTDADAVEAAFADLEAELGQPTLLVTAAGITIWGASETVEPAVWQKVIDVNLSGTFFAAQAFGRRCLDTNRNGSAIFVSSMSGFIVNQPQFQASYSASKAAVAHLAKSLAVEWATRGIRVNAIAPGYFLSDMTREFTDSNPDLAEQWTSSIPMGRMGEPGDLDGLVGFLASADSAYITGQTITIDGGYTSL from the coding sequence ATGACCAAGGATCTTGCCGGGCACGTTGCCGTTGTGACAGGAGGCGCCCGTGGTCTTGGCTATTCGATCGCTTCTGCCCTCGCTCGGAGGGGCGTCGATGTTGGGCTGCTCGACCTCTTGCCGACCGTGAGCGAATCAGCCGAGAGTCTCGCTGGCGACCTCGGCGTTCGAGCCGCCGGCCGCGTTGTAGACGTCACGGATGCTGATGCGGTTGAGGCCGCATTCGCCGACCTTGAGGCAGAACTCGGCCAGCCGACGCTGCTCGTTACCGCAGCTGGCATCACGATCTGGGGCGCGAGCGAAACGGTTGAGCCCGCCGTCTGGCAGAAGGTCATTGACGTCAACCTGAGCGGAACGTTTTTTGCTGCGCAAGCGTTCGGTCGCCGTTGTCTTGATACCAACCGAAACGGTTCCGCAATCTTTGTGTCTTCGATGTCTGGCTTTATCGTCAACCAGCCGCAGTTCCAGGCCTCCTATAGCGCTTCGAAGGCCGCGGTCGCTCACCTCGCGAAGTCGCTCGCAGTTGAGTGGGCAACGAGAGGCATCCGAGTGAACGCGATTGCCCCAGGCTATTTCCTCTCCGACATGACGCGCGAGTTCACCGACAGCAATCCAGACCTCGCCGAACAGTGGACCTCAAGCATACCGATGGGCCGGATGGGGGAGCCGGGAGATCTCGACGGCCTCGTTGGTTTCTTGGCGTCTGCAGACTCCGCCTACATCACAGGCCAAACGATCACGATTGACGGCGGGTACACGTCGCTCTAG
- a CDS encoding SDR family oxidoreductase: MTTPSSSDKNAPIFHGSVAIVTGASSGLGREYSRMLVANGARVLLVGRSQLRLQALADELGDAVVPLSLDVGAVGAAQQAVDAALAAFGRLDMVLPNAGLYADGQVDEVPEDRLHEIVAANVFGVMALVSASLPLLRVGGGDILVTSSVSGHQTISWEPIYTATKHAVHSYVSAVRQQLAGTNIRVGAVAPGVVLNELWGFAEGGDGVEQLVSDRVAEAGGILSTDVAEAVLFMLSRPRHVTIRDLVILPSGQAI, translated from the coding sequence ATGACCACGCCAAGTTCGTCGGACAAAAACGCCCCAATCTTTCACGGTTCCGTCGCCATCGTCACTGGAGCAAGTTCAGGCCTCGGACGTGAGTATTCGCGCATGCTGGTCGCAAACGGGGCCAGAGTGTTGCTTGTTGGCCGATCGCAACTCAGGCTACAAGCGCTCGCGGACGAGCTTGGCGACGCGGTCGTGCCGCTCTCACTTGATGTTGGGGCGGTTGGCGCCGCGCAGCAGGCGGTTGACGCGGCACTCGCAGCATTCGGCCGTCTTGATATGGTGCTGCCAAACGCCGGACTCTACGCAGATGGCCAGGTAGACGAGGTGCCAGAGGATCGCCTGCACGAGATCGTTGCGGCTAACGTCTTCGGCGTCATGGCCCTCGTGAGCGCCTCGTTGCCCTTACTGCGGGTGGGTGGCGGCGATATCCTCGTCACAAGCTCGGTTTCCGGGCACCAGACCATTAGCTGGGAGCCCATCTATACGGCCACCAAACATGCCGTGCACTCGTATGTTTCGGCGGTGCGGCAACAGCTGGCCGGCACGAATATCAGGGTTGGGGCGGTCGCTCCCGGAGTTGTGCTGAACGAGCTCTGGGGGTTCGCTGAGGGCGGCGACGGGGTTGAACAACTCGTAAGCGACCGCGTTGCCGAGGCGGGCGGCATTCTATCGACGGATGTTGCCGAAGCCGTCCTGTTTATGCTGAGCCGACCGCGTCACGTGACGATTCGCGATCTTGTTATCTTGCCAAGCGGCCAGGCAATTTAG
- a CDS encoding class II aldolase/adducin family protein — MTDLSDADRGEALIAVRGLSHALAKPNRDAVILAEGNTSVRIAGGMLVKASGIEMAAAGNDDFVELSLAPILQLIAQFDPSDAGAATATDVSVTEAFKAARRWGLKRPSVEALLHAVCLELDGIEAVGHTHPVAVNSLLCSANASLLVAGSLFPDQIVVLGTNPLLIPYVDPGLPLAAVVRAELAEHVERTGRAPKVIYLQNHGMFALGASPEEVLQITDMAIKVARVILGSLAAGGPTFLSAEQAARIDSRPDEHYRRVALGGSLA, encoded by the coding sequence ATGACTGATCTGAGCGATGCTGATCGCGGCGAAGCGTTGATCGCAGTGCGCGGGCTCTCGCACGCCCTTGCCAAGCCCAACCGTGACGCCGTCATTCTGGCCGAGGGGAACACCTCGGTTCGCATTGCGGGTGGCATGCTGGTGAAGGCCTCTGGCATTGAGATGGCCGCTGCCGGAAATGATGACTTTGTAGAACTCAGTCTTGCCCCAATACTGCAGCTGATCGCACAGTTTGATCCGAGCGATGCCGGCGCCGCAACGGCAACGGATGTTTCCGTCACCGAAGCGTTCAAAGCGGCAAGGCGGTGGGGACTGAAGCGCCCGTCGGTTGAGGCGCTCCTCCACGCGGTGTGCCTCGAACTCGACGGTATCGAGGCGGTTGGCCACACGCATCCCGTTGCCGTCAACTCGCTGCTCTGTTCGGCGAATGCGTCGCTCCTTGTTGCCGGATCGCTCTTCCCCGACCAAATCGTGGTGCTTGGCACTAACCCCCTGTTGATTCCCTACGTGGATCCTGGGCTCCCACTTGCCGCGGTCGTGCGCGCTGAACTCGCGGAGCACGTTGAGCGGACGGGTCGCGCGCCCAAAGTGATTTATCTCCAGAACCACGGGATGTTTGCCCTCGGGGCCAGCCCAGAAGAGGTGCTGCAGATCACCGACATGGCCATCAAAGTTGCCAGAGTGATCCTCGGGTCGCTCGCCGCCGGAGGCCCAACCTTCTTATCCGCCGAACAGGCAGCCCGCATCGACAGTAGACCTGACGAGCACTACCGAAGGGTTGCTCTCGGTGGTTCACTCGCCTAA
- a CDS encoding Gfo/Idh/MocA family protein, with product MSAVSDPHVVNVAIIGGGLMGRELAAALQRWPALIDHPVSPRLTAVCDVNPAALEWFRSVPTVTTLVTDYHDLLSDPTVDVVYVAVRHDLHEQIYTDVINAGKSLLAEKPFGIDRAAADAIVAATNAHPESFVRCSSEMPFFPGAQMALRYVQSGALGRIVEAKNSFLHSSDLDVNKPINWKRQRAFCGDAGVMNDLGLHAWHVPLRLGWVPEAVYAVLQNIVPERQGPDGVPVPCDTWDNAVLHSEVLHDGYTFPLTTETKRIDPGEKNTWVFEAIGMDGGVRFSTKNPKCVEVFSVIDVPGGGREQSWQQLDAGSQSVWPTVTGPNFESGFSDSILQMWAAFLAERAGQLGDGFGCVRPEEAAFTHRLYAAAAASHQSGNRTAV from the coding sequence ATGAGCGCCGTGAGCGATCCGCACGTGGTGAACGTCGCGATCATTGGCGGTGGCCTGATGGGTCGGGAACTCGCTGCCGCTCTCCAACGGTGGCCAGCGCTCATCGATCACCCGGTGAGCCCCCGACTGACCGCGGTCTGTGATGTGAATCCGGCCGCACTCGAGTGGTTTCGCAGTGTCCCAACCGTGACGACGCTCGTGACCGATTATCACGACCTGCTCAGTGATCCGACGGTTGACGTTGTGTATGTGGCGGTGAGGCACGATCTGCACGAGCAGATCTACACGGATGTCATCAACGCAGGCAAGAGTCTGCTGGCCGAGAAGCCGTTTGGTATCGACAGGGCGGCGGCTGACGCGATTGTTGCGGCGACCAACGCGCACCCGGAGAGCTTTGTGCGGTGCTCAAGTGAGATGCCGTTTTTCCCCGGCGCGCAGATGGCTCTTCGTTACGTGCAATCAGGGGCGCTCGGGCGCATCGTGGAAGCAAAAAACAGCTTCTTGCATTCAAGCGACCTTGATGTGAATAAGCCCATTAACTGGAAACGCCAGCGAGCTTTTTGCGGGGATGCCGGGGTGATGAACGACCTTGGCCTCCACGCGTGGCACGTTCCGTTGCGCCTTGGCTGGGTTCCTGAGGCCGTCTACGCGGTTCTGCAAAACATCGTGCCGGAGCGTCAGGGGCCAGACGGGGTGCCGGTTCCGTGCGACACGTGGGATAACGCCGTGCTGCACAGCGAGGTCCTTCACGATGGGTATACGTTTCCGCTTACGACCGAGACGAAGCGCATCGATCCTGGCGAGAAGAACACCTGGGTATTCGAGGCCATCGGTATGGACGGTGGCGTGCGTTTTTCGACGAAGAATCCAAAGTGTGTTGAGGTGTTCTCCGTCATCGATGTTCCCGGTGGTGGCCGAGAGCAGTCGTGGCAGCAGCTGGATGCCGGAAGCCAGTCGGTGTGGCCGACCGTGACCGGACCCAACTTCGAGTCGGGTTTTTCTGACTCAATTCTGCAGATGTGGGCGGCGTTTCTCGCCGAACGGGCTGGCCAGCTTGGGGATGGGTTTGGCTGCGTCCGCCCAGAAGAGGCCGCGTTCACCCACCGCCTCTACGCGGCGGCGGCGGCATCACACCAGTCCGGCAACAGGACCGCTGTCTGA
- a CDS encoding class I fructose-bisphosphate aldolase, which yields MTLFRLNRLFNPESGRALDVAVDHGFFGEPSFITGIENMDDVVNTLVKANPDAIQLTLGQARLLQSKPGKAKPSLVLRTDVANVYGNPLDTHIFSHHFPHAIEEAVRLDAVAVCVNLMQLPGRPEIREACIQSIMALRAEATKYNMPLMIEPLVMQDNSTAGGYMVDGDTDKIVALVRQARELGADLIKADPTDNVADYHRVVEVAGDIPVLVRGGGRVDDRTLLERTVAVLEQGASGIVYGRNVVQHPNPAGITAALMAVLHSGASVDEALQLVGGAA from the coding sequence ATGACGCTTTTTAGGCTTAATCGACTGTTTAACCCCGAGTCAGGGCGGGCACTCGACGTTGCCGTTGACCACGGCTTCTTTGGTGAACCAAGCTTCATCACCGGCATCGAGAACATGGATGACGTTGTCAACACCCTCGTCAAGGCCAACCCCGATGCAATTCAACTCACGCTCGGCCAAGCAAGACTGCTGCAATCCAAACCTGGCAAGGCCAAGCCCTCCCTTGTGCTTCGAACCGATGTCGCCAACGTCTACGGAAATCCGCTTGACACCCATATTTTTAGCCATCATTTCCCACACGCCATCGAAGAGGCCGTCCGGCTCGATGCCGTTGCCGTGTGCGTGAACCTCATGCAGTTGCCTGGGCGACCGGAGATTCGGGAGGCATGCATTCAATCGATCATGGCGCTCAGGGCCGAAGCCACGAAGTACAACATGCCGCTCATGATTGAGCCGTTGGTTATGCAAGACAATTCAACCGCTGGCGGTTATATGGTTGACGGCGACACCGACAAGATCGTGGCGCTCGTGCGCCAGGCCCGCGAGCTTGGGGCAGACCTTATTAAAGCTGACCCAACCGACAACGTTGCCGACTATCACCGCGTGGTAGAAGTTGCCGGCGACATCCCCGTGCTCGTTCGAGGGGGAGGCAGGGTGGATGATCGAACGCTCCTCGAGCGCACGGTCGCTGTGCTTGAGCAGGGGGCGAGCGGAATTGTGTATGGCCGCAACGTCGTGCAGCATCCCAACCCTGCTGGTATTACGGCGGCGCTCATGGCAGTGCTCCACAGCGGGGCAAGCGTGGATGAGGCTCTTCAGCTGGTGGGGGGTGCGGCATGA
- a CDS encoding PfkB family carbohydrate kinase has translation MKPIIVVAGHVCVDLTPRFSDTPDLSPGNLTGVGPLTITVGGCVANTGGDLVDLGAPVRLVATVGSDELGSIATRALERRGAVRADLQRTDQFATSYSVIAEGPHADRAIWHYPGANEAFDGALVDLDGANLLHFGYPPLMPGVSRDDGKPLATLFTRASRLGLTTSLDMAVVDPVAKWGARDWPAFLATVLPTVGIFSPSYDDLASALGPSKLAPERDLTSEVEVLAERMMTLGAAVVMISAGSHGMFLRVADAKRLERAGAALAPLAAEWADFTGWQHPLPLPNKATTNGAGDAATAGLLHAIWEGLSPGPALSRAALTAAVVITGKLPTTQNLAALAGNQSE, from the coding sequence GTGAAGCCAATAATCGTAGTGGCCGGCCATGTCTGCGTTGATCTCACACCACGCTTCAGCGATACGCCAGACCTCAGTCCAGGCAACCTCACCGGCGTCGGCCCACTCACCATCACCGTCGGCGGCTGCGTCGCAAATACCGGCGGCGACCTCGTTGACCTTGGCGCCCCCGTCCGACTCGTCGCAACCGTCGGAAGCGATGAACTTGGCTCAATCGCAACGCGCGCGCTCGAGCGGAGAGGCGCCGTCCGCGCGGACCTCCAACGCACCGACCAGTTTGCGACGTCGTACAGCGTGATCGCAGAGGGACCGCACGCAGACAGAGCCATCTGGCACTACCCAGGCGCAAACGAAGCATTCGACGGCGCGCTCGTCGATCTCGATGGCGCCAATCTGCTGCACTTTGGCTATCCCCCGCTCATGCCAGGCGTGAGCCGCGATGACGGCAAACCGCTTGCAACGCTGTTCACGAGGGCCTCACGTCTCGGCCTCACAACCTCTCTCGACATGGCGGTAGTTGATCCGGTCGCCAAATGGGGGGCACGAGACTGGCCAGCTTTCCTCGCTACCGTGCTACCAACCGTGGGAATCTTCAGCCCAAGCTATGACGATCTTGCTTCTGCACTCGGCCCATCCAAGCTCGCCCCCGAGCGCGATCTCACCTCCGAGGTCGAAGTCCTCGCCGAGCGAATGATGACGCTGGGCGCGGCGGTCGTCATGATTTCCGCGGGCTCGCACGGCATGTTTCTCCGCGTGGCCGACGCCAAACGCCTCGAACGAGCCGGTGCCGCGCTTGCGCCGCTGGCAGCTGAGTGGGCCGATTTCACCGGGTGGCAGCATCCGCTCCCGCTTCCAAACAAAGCAACCACCAACGGTGCAGGTGACGCCGCCACCGCTGGACTCCTCCATGCCATTTGGGAGGGCCTGTCGCCGGGACCCGCCCTGAGTCGCGCTGCGCTCACCGCAGCGGTTGTCATCACGGGAAAACTGCCAACCACGCAGAACCTGGCCGCACTCGCGGGAAACCAATCAGAATAA
- a CDS encoding class I mannose-6-phosphate isomerase, translating into MEPIFLPSNQPRDRFYQGGKRIQQLRGEPLIGNRVPEDWVGSCTALDGHSSLGTTTLPDGTLLADAVTSNPIAWLGPHHVAAYGADPKMLVKLLDAGQRLPVHAHPHASFAHEHLGRHHGKAEAWYVLEPGDVYVGLKQDLASEDMLGYVKEQDSEQLLGLLHRRHVERGDSVYVPPGVLHAIGEGILVAEIQEPEDMSILLEWNGFELDGERDGHLGLGFERALGAVELLGRSEAEVDALITRGKTGPSVLASESNEYFRVESYRNDDLPLTLDAGLRILIVAGGSVTLHWEEGHSVPAPRGSTVLIPSGVGPVRVTGEDNDTFLVICRPPL; encoded by the coding sequence ATGGAACCCATCTTTCTGCCGTCCAATCAGCCTCGCGACCGCTTTTACCAAGGAGGTAAACGCATCCAACAGCTTCGTGGCGAACCACTCATCGGCAACCGGGTACCTGAGGACTGGGTCGGCTCGTGCACCGCCCTCGACGGCCACAGTTCGCTCGGGACCACAACGCTGCCGGACGGCACCCTGCTCGCGGACGCCGTGACATCAAACCCAATCGCTTGGCTCGGCCCGCACCATGTGGCAGCCTACGGCGCTGACCCGAAGATGCTGGTGAAGCTCCTCGACGCTGGGCAGCGGTTGCCGGTCCATGCGCACCCGCATGCCTCCTTTGCTCACGAACACCTTGGTCGTCACCACGGCAAGGCTGAGGCCTGGTACGTGCTCGAACCCGGAGACGTCTACGTTGGGCTCAAGCAAGACCTCGCCTCAGAAGACATGCTTGGATACGTCAAGGAGCAGGACAGCGAGCAACTCCTCGGCCTACTCCATCGGCGGCATGTTGAGCGGGGCGACAGCGTCTATGTTCCCCCCGGAGTGCTTCACGCAATCGGCGAAGGTATCCTCGTTGCCGAGATTCAAGAGCCAGAAGACATGTCAATCCTGCTTGAGTGGAACGGCTTTGAACTCGATGGCGAGCGAGATGGCCACCTCGGGCTCGGCTTCGAGCGAGCACTCGGCGCGGTCGAGCTTCTGGGCAGGTCGGAAGCGGAGGTGGATGCGCTTATCACGCGCGGCAAAACCGGCCCTTCTGTGCTTGCCAGCGAATCTAACGAGTACTTCAGGGTTGAGAGTTATCGCAACGATGACCTGCCCCTCACGCTCGACGCCGGCCTCCGCATCCTCATCGTCGCAGGAGGTTCCGTCACGCTGCACTGGGAGGAAGGCCACTCGGTTCCGGCGCCGCGTGGTAGCACCGTCCTCATCCCAAGCGGGGTCGGGCCGGTGCGCGTCACCGGCGAGGACAACGATACGTTTCTTGTCATTTGCAGGCCACCGCTGTGA
- a CDS encoding DUF4432 family protein, giving the protein MSAATGQGAMGQGATPSAGRLLSSGLVSRADALASVTDRLDTSGTGHGTRIIEVRLLGGLTFELLPDHGLDIGAAWFDGIPFAWRSPVLGDVRDTGTAQPGFLDRFHGGLLVTCGLDNIGPATATHEMHGSHHRKQATEVRWERMLVDDELTVRVSGLIDSIEIFGRRVTLRRTVTARTGSSAITIDDVIHNEGYSPAAIPCLYHVNFGAPFLEQGSRILVDAGTVTAREHVDEVPEHTTFPEPTTTMIEGVFEYGALASSEGTASAVVQSPWSNRVATVSWNVDALPRLFQWVWPTRGGWALGIEPANAPLFGPDRTGDSLGAPMLEPGASRAHSVRIELGFRTGA; this is encoded by the coding sequence GTGAGCGCCGCAACGGGACAGGGCGCAATGGGGCAGGGCGCAACGCCGTCGGCAGGAAGACTCCTCTCAAGCGGACTCGTGTCGAGGGCAGATGCCCTCGCGAGCGTCACCGATCGGCTTGATACCTCGGGAACGGGACACGGGACACGCATCATCGAGGTGAGGCTGTTAGGGGGCCTCACCTTTGAACTCCTACCAGACCACGGACTCGACATTGGGGCAGCCTGGTTCGACGGCATCCCCTTCGCCTGGAGGTCTCCCGTTCTCGGTGATGTCCGTGACACCGGCACTGCCCAACCCGGATTTCTCGACCGGTTCCACGGCGGGCTACTCGTCACCTGCGGGCTCGACAATATTGGTCCGGCAACGGCCACCCACGAGATGCACGGTTCGCACCACCGAAAGCAAGCCACAGAGGTTCGTTGGGAACGGATGCTTGTCGACGACGAACTCACCGTTCGGGTGAGCGGGCTCATCGACAGCATCGAGATCTTCGGCAGGCGGGTCACGCTTCGGCGCACCGTGACCGCGCGCACTGGCAGCTCGGCGATAACGATTGACGATGTCATCCACAACGAGGGCTACAGTCCGGCAGCGATTCCATGCCTCTACCACGTCAATTTTGGTGCACCGTTTCTTGAACAGGGTTCGCGCATCCTCGTCGATGCCGGGACCGTCACCGCCCGCGAACACGTTGACGAGGTTCCAGAGCACACCACATTTCCCGAACCAACAACCACCATGATCGAGGGGGTGTTTGAATACGGGGCACTCGCAAGTTCGGAGGGGACGGCCTCCGCTGTTGTGCAATCCCCTTGGTCAAACCGAGTTGCAACCGTGAGTTGGAACGTGGATGCGCTGCCCCGGCTGTTCCAATGGGTCTGGCCAACACGAGGCGGGTGGGCCCTCGGAATCGAGCCGGCAAACGCACCTCTGTTTGGCCCAGACCGTACCGGCGATTCGCTCGGCGCGCCGATGCTTGAACCCGGTGCTTCCAGGGCTCATAGTGTGCGGATTGAACTAGGATTTAGAACCGGGGCCTGA
- a CDS encoding LacI family DNA-binding transcriptional regulator: MAAPKTGRPTMIDVAADAGVSLKTVSRVVNEVPTVDPSLAARVRVSIAKLGFRRNEVAASLRAGGETRTIGLITADLSNAFYSTLSSEVARIARNHGFQVIIASSEEDPELEQATALDLCQRRVSGLIIIAASDDHTYLTPEIERGIPAVFIDRPAQGIEADSFLIDNFGGTADAVRRLVAKGHTRIGFVFDSNSIYTMRERKRGALHALAEAGIAEEPELLVIGSHAPPQAAEAVRTMVRREEPPTAIVCGNNRSLIGALVALAELPNNEGEAIEVIGFDDFEFSPLVPRPISLIAYDTGALGSLAATRLFERIHGDTSPAEHHFEETTLIERGRRSPA, encoded by the coding sequence ATGGCAGCACCAAAGACCGGGCGTCCCACCATGATTGACGTGGCTGCCGATGCTGGAGTCAGCCTCAAAACGGTTTCTCGCGTGGTCAACGAGGTTCCGACGGTTGATCCCTCGCTCGCGGCACGAGTTCGTGTCTCAATCGCAAAGCTTGGGTTCCGCCGCAATGAAGTCGCCGCGAGCCTGCGTGCCGGCGGAGAGACTCGAACCATCGGTCTCATCACTGCCGACCTGTCCAACGCGTTCTACTCAACGCTGTCGAGCGAAGTCGCCCGCATCGCACGCAACCACGGGTTCCAAGTCATTATTGCGTCGTCAGAGGAAGATCCTGAACTCGAACAAGCGACTGCACTCGATCTGTGTCAGCGTCGCGTGAGCGGCCTGATTATTATTGCGGCCAGCGACGACCACACCTACCTCACGCCTGAAATTGAGCGGGGCATCCCCGCTGTCTTCATCGACCGCCCTGCCCAGGGTATCGAGGCAGATTCGTTTTTGATCGACAATTTTGGGGGAACCGCGGATGCCGTGCGCCGGCTCGTCGCAAAGGGCCACACTCGCATCGGCTTTGTCTTCGACTCCAATTCGATTTACACGATGCGGGAACGCAAGCGCGGCGCCCTGCATGCCCTCGCTGAGGCTGGAATCGCCGAAGAGCCAGAACTCTTGGTCATCGGGTCTCACGCCCCGCCCCAGGCAGCGGAGGCCGTTCGCACGATGGTGAGGCGTGAAGAGCCGCCAACCGCGATTGTGTGCGGAAACAACCGCAGCCTCATCGGGGCGTTAGTAGCCCTTGCGGAACTTCCAAACAATGAGGGTGAGGCTATCGAGGTCATTGGCTTCGATGACTTTGAGTTTTCGCCGCTCGTGCCCCGCCCCATCAGCTTGATTGCCTACGATACTGGCGCGCTCGGTTCGCTCGCCGCCACTCGTTTGTTTGAGCGTATTCATGGCGATACTTCTCCTGCAGAGCATCATTTTGAGGAGACAACCCTGATTGAGCGCGGACGACGCTCACCGGCGTAG
- a CDS encoding LacI family DNA-binding transcriptional regulator produces MTPNQTQQSTLRDVAERSGVSIRTASRVLNNDTKVAAKTRSIVQLAMSELGYTPDLAARSLRAGTDSTIGLLVESIADPFFSELAEAVESVMSAHGQSVFVSSTHREPSTERRILGTLLQRRISGAIITPTEGDHDWLTTSNAPIVCIDRPSRGAATDVVRINDAEAASAAVAHLLAAGHHRIAYVGDLPTNTTSLDRQLAYEATLRRSGIVPDPELVHSTCQTSDDAATATRRLMALTHPPTAIFSSATRSSLGVVPELHRLGRTDVALVGFGDFAMADTLSPAITVVEHSAATIGTIAADRLLARIADPTLDPTTIYVPTRIVARGSGELRP; encoded by the coding sequence ATGACGCCAAACCAGACCCAGCAGAGCACACTCAGAGACGTCGCAGAGCGTTCAGGGGTGAGCATCCGCACCGCATCACGGGTGCTCAATAACGACACAAAGGTCGCCGCAAAAACCCGCTCGATTGTGCAACTCGCCATGAGCGAGCTCGGCTATACACCCGACCTTGCCGCACGGTCGCTCAGAGCCGGAACCGACTCAACGATCGGACTGCTTGTTGAATCAATAGCCGACCCGTTCTTCTCAGAACTTGCCGAAGCGGTCGAAAGCGTCATGTCCGCTCACGGGCAATCAGTTTTTGTGTCAAGCACGCACAGAGAGCCGTCAACTGAGCGCAGAATCCTCGGCACGCTCCTCCAGCGTCGAATCTCCGGAGCCATCATCACACCGACCGAAGGTGACCACGATTGGCTGACGACATCCAATGCTCCGATCGTCTGCATCGATCGCCCGAGCAGGGGCGCGGCAACGGATGTTGTCCGCATCAACGACGCAGAGGCCGCAAGCGCCGCCGTTGCCCACCTCCTCGCCGCTGGGCATCATCGCATTGCGTACGTCGGGGACCTCCCGACCAACACGACCTCGCTCGACCGGCAACTGGCATACGAAGCGACCCTTCGGCGCTCAGGAATCGTTCCAGACCCTGAGCTTGTGCATTCGACCTGTCAAACGTCGGACGATGCCGCAACCGCAACCAGGCGGCTCATGGCGCTCACGCATCCACCAACCGCGATCTTCTCGTCGGCGACCCGCAGTTCACTCGGTGTTGTCCCCGAGCTGCATCGACTGGGCCGCACCGACGTCGCGCTTGTCGGATTTGGCGATTTTGCCATGGCCGACACGCTCTCCCCCGCGATCACCGTTGTTGAACACTCGGCTGCGACCATCGGCACCATCGCAGCCGACCGGTTACTCGCTCGAATAGCTGACCCAACGCTCGACCCAACAACCATCTACGTGCCTACCCGCATCGTGGCGCGAGGCTCTGGAGAACTGCGACCATGA